From one Peptoniphilaceae bacterium AMB_02 genomic stretch:
- a CDS encoding HAD family hydrolase gives MIVKLIVTDLDDTLLRKDKSISVYTKSIINQVRGAGVKFAFSTARGESVKNIIQQGFFDAYSLLNGAIGFAEGQCIFKKLIEPEVYIPFLRNLHDNSILVGAEVDGCHYTNFKAKTKWNNIGKNVITTFDDSIDGSAGKLYAIANQKTDLDTIRELLPRGLYIKVSRDGLVMIMNEDATKSKSLENLARYYRISMDEIIAFGDDINDIDMLKTAGTGVAMGNAVPEVKMIADEICGSSEDNGLAKWIANNLLR, from the coding sequence ATGATAGTTAAACTAATAGTTACGGATCTCGATGATACATTACTAAGGAAAGATAAATCTATTTCTGTCTATACGAAAAGTATTATCAACCAAGTAAGGGGAGCAGGAGTTAAATTTGCTTTTTCTACAGCAAGAGGAGAAAGTGTTAAAAACATTATACAGCAAGGCTTTTTTGATGCATACAGCTTACTGAATGGAGCTATTGGATTTGCAGAAGGACAGTGTATTTTTAAAAAATTGATTGAACCTGAGGTATATATTCCTTTTCTAAGAAACTTACATGATAATAGTATTCTAGTAGGTGCTGAAGTTGATGGATGCCACTACACAAATTTCAAGGCAAAGACGAAGTGGAATAATATTGGTAAGAATGTAATTACGACATTTGATGATTCAATTGACGGATCTGCGGGGAAATTATATGCAATTGCAAATCAAAAAACTGATTTAGACACTATTCGTGAACTGCTACCAAGAGGTCTTTATATTAAAGTCAGTAGAGATGGATTGGTGATGATTATGAACGAGGATGCAACGAAATCCAAAAGTTTAGAGAATTTAGCTCGGTACTATCGTATTTCGATGGATGAAATTATAGCCTTCGGGGACGATATCAATGATATAGACATGCTTAAAACCGCAGGAACGGGAGTAGCTATGGGCAATGCAGTTCCTGAGGTAAAAATGATAGCAGATGAGATCTGTGGAAGCAGTGAAGATAATGGACTTGCTAAATGGATAGCAAATAATTTACTGAGATGA
- a CDS encoding nuclear transport factor 2 family protein, translated as MDIYKYWEDCVNQDENALIGYFHQDAYINWHNTNESFTLKEFITANCEYPGKWNGEVKRIERIEDLVITVTKVYSMETDESLHVISFIKLEEGKIKSIDEYWGEDGNPPEWRQKKNIGHPIVE; from the coding sequence ATGGATATCTATAAATACTGGGAAGATTGTGTCAATCAAGATGAGAATGCGCTAATTGGGTACTTTCATCAAGATGCATATATTAATTGGCATAACACAAATGAAAGTTTCACACTCAAGGAGTTTATAACTGCTAATTGTGAATACCCCGGCAAATGGAATGGCGAAGTAAAACGAATTGAGAGAATTGAGGACTTAGTAATTACGGTCACTAAAGTCTATTCTATGGAGACCGATGAATCACTACATGTAATATCGTTTATTAAATTAGAAGAGGGCAAAATCAAATCCATAGACGAGTATTGGGGAGAGGATGGCAATCCGCCTGAGTGGAGGCAAAAGAAGAATATTGGACATCCAATCGTCGAGTGA
- a CDS encoding AAA family ATPase has protein sequence MGLNLEGGSKNFTFSTRKRNAALADHIIVSKSNYPKDSFYFKAESFFNAATYIEEIGVGNNYGHRPMHEQSHGEKFLSLVKNRFCGNGLYLLDEPESALSPQSQLALLIEINYLVEHNSQFIISTHSPIILSYLNSTIYELSQSGISEIKYEDTECYSLYTSFLNNPEQYLKHLF, from the coding sequence ATGGGTCTTAATCTTGAAGGAGGAAGCAAAAATTTCACATTTTCGACTCGCAAAAGGAATGCAGCTCTAGCAGATCATATTATTGTTTCTAAATCAAATTATCCCAAGGACAGCTTTTATTTTAAAGCCGAAAGTTTTTTTAATGCCGCAACATATATTGAAGAAATCGGTGTGGGAAACAATTATGGACATCGTCCGATGCATGAGCAGTCGCACGGCGAAAAATTTCTTTCACTAGTCAAAAACAGATTTTGCGGGAATGGTTTATATCTTTTGGACGAACCTGAAAGTGCATTGTCACCACAATCCCAACTTGCACTCCTTATCGAAATAAACTATCTGGTTGAACATAACTCACAATTTATCATATCTACTCATTCTCCAATTATTTTGTCGTATCTTAATTCTACAATTTACGAGTTGTCACAATCAGGGATTAGTGAGATTAAGTATGAAGATACCGAGTGTTATAGCCTATATACAAGCTTTTTAAACAATCCCGAGCAATATCTTAAACATTTATTTTAA
- a CDS encoding GNAT family N-acetyltransferase gives MRIELENIVIRKASISDAPILNSWWNDGKVMEHAGFPYGLGESLQQTIENVVSAQGKQRKLCIIEIDGVPVGEISYTIKNNTAYPGFKICNDAYQNRGYGTKIILMLFEFLFNDRELNTPEPIEKIKWDTMLSNTRAIHVYEYKIGAKKSGIEYKAWKDQLGEFRDAIYFEISRDEFLRLHTDKTNNGNIMDAKGFDKWASSYDESVSKSEDENRYPFAAYTEVMEEVNRQLTELLGSEILDMGIGTGKNTSKLYKKGYSITGVDFSSEMLKLAKEKMPDIKTIKHDFKDELPKEITSNKYDSILFTYSIHHLNDDEKSCLLNNLYPLLKKEGKIIIGDVMTQTESEMTMAQERDNEIWDFDEHYIIVEKLVSSHPEFRICFYPKSYCSGVLVLNKIIK, from the coding sequence ATGAGAATAGAGTTAGAAAATATAGTAATAAGAAAAGCAAGTATATCAGATGCACCGATTCTAAATAGTTGGTGGAATGATGGCAAGGTTATGGAACATGCAGGATTTCCATACGGTCTTGGAGAGTCTCTTCAGCAAACTATTGAGAATGTTGTGAGCGCACAAGGAAAACAGAGGAAGCTATGCATCATTGAAATAGACGGTGTCCCCGTAGGTGAAATAAGCTATACCATAAAAAATAATACTGCTTATCCGGGCTTTAAGATATGCAATGACGCATATCAAAATAGAGGCTACGGGACTAAAATTATACTCATGCTCTTCGAGTTTTTATTTAATGATAGAGAACTAAATACTCCGGAGCCTATAGAAAAAATAAAATGGGATACCATGCTTTCAAATACAAGAGCTATTCATGTATATGAATATAAGATTGGTGCTAAAAAGTCCGGTATAGAGTATAAGGCATGGAAAGATCAGCTCGGTGAATTTAGGGATGCCATATATTTTGAAATCAGTAGAGATGAATTTTTAAGACTGCATACAGATAAAACCAATAATGGCAATATTATGGACGCTAAAGGTTTTGATAAGTGGGCATCGAGCTATGACGAATCTGTTAGTAAAAGCGAAGATGAGAACAGATATCCATTTGCTGCTTATACGGAAGTAATGGAGGAAGTCAATAGACAATTGACTGAACTTTTAGGATCTGAAATCTTGGATATGGGCATAGGTACAGGTAAAAATACTTCCAAACTTTATAAAAAAGGCTACAGTATCACCGGTGTTGATTTTTCTTCAGAGATGTTGAAATTGGCGAAAGAAAAAATGCCTGACATAAAAACGATTAAGCATGACTTTAAAGATGAACTTCCAAAAGAAATAACTTCAAATAAGTATGATTCCATACTATTCACTTATTCTATTCATCATCTAAATGATGATGAGAAGTCCTGTCTATTAAATAATTTATATCCACTGCTGAAAAAAGAAGGTAAAATCATAATAGGCGATGTAATGACCCAAACAGAATCTGAAATGACAATGGCACAGGAAAGAGATAATGAGATATGGGATTTTGATGAGCATTATATAATTGTAGAGAAACTGGTTTCAAGTCATCCTGAATTTAGAATCTGTTTTTATCCAAAGTCGTATTGTTCAGGTGTTCTTGTATTAAATAAGATTATAAAATGA